Proteins encoded within one genomic window of Solibaculum mannosilyticum:
- a CDS encoding DNA/RNA helicase domain-containing protein — translation MCKDSRCYCAAVQDLLAMKSYEIAGHLKEITKGHTSESEYQSWCRSLPILLGVLHRAGMDRLSLALEYETPLGKRIDAVLLGEGRVTHRPLALIIELKQWSFIGENTKGKETFVRVCISPKEKLFEDREHPVQQTLTYKKHLKRNHSNVSSGKIDVLCCQFLHNFEQKEQLFEGNYSDYAFLKKETYVKGEEEKLEAFLRDTFSSSPNQEAVDLFLNGEYVFGSCDYEALRSVNEGKENAVMIDEQKEINKRVYKILEQLKEDPSHRELVVISGAPGTGKTVIGLHMLWLYGIIFEKTRQHGLKCVFSMPRSRTLAQVIQGASHIPIVYLENIAAGMDMAVIDEAHRIERLDEAMRTLFTKAKIVVVLQDDHQRVRLSEEGTVENFVRFAGQEGIACETFCLTVQKRLQYLSNYVQCLHKLLYERYDAPIPECDGIELICWDSLLGLDKYLHQMQENKNHVKWYAPFCWPWSRDAQKKDISIQTDEGTFEKPWNPEHEQYEWYQGARESDLDQVGCIYTAHGLQFEHTGLIWWDDLRWNEARSDWEIDLNASQDWQFIRSIVEFYGGKLASDKSPWQVRDGGTVWDIYTFLQRRGADMDAIKELVLNTYWVLLTRALKGVSIWFKDNATAEHFRKVMGAQIWHPGNTER, via the coding sequence TCGCTTGCCCTGGAGTATGAAACGCCGCTGGGAAAACGGATCGATGCGGTACTGCTGGGCGAGGGACGGGTGACCCACCGTCCCCTGGCGCTGATTATTGAATTAAAGCAGTGGAGTTTCATCGGGGAAAACACAAAGGGAAAGGAAACCTTTGTACGCGTCTGCATTTCGCCAAAGGAGAAACTGTTTGAGGATCGGGAACATCCGGTCCAGCAGACATTGACATATAAGAAGCATCTGAAACGAAACCACAGCAATGTGTCGTCCGGAAAGATCGATGTGTTATGCTGCCAGTTCCTCCATAATTTTGAACAGAAGGAACAGCTCTTTGAGGGAAATTACTCGGATTACGCTTTCTTGAAGAAAGAGACCTACGTCAAGGGGGAAGAGGAAAAACTGGAGGCCTTTTTAAGGGATACTTTTTCCAGTTCGCCAAATCAGGAGGCGGTAGACCTGTTTCTGAATGGGGAATATGTGTTTGGCTCGTGTGATTACGAGGCTCTTAGAAGCGTAAATGAAGGCAAGGAAAACGCCGTCATGATCGATGAACAGAAAGAGATAAACAAGCGGGTCTATAAGATATTAGAGCAGTTGAAGGAAGATCCGTCTCATCGGGAACTGGTTGTGATTTCGGGCGCGCCGGGAACCGGCAAAACAGTGATAGGGCTTCATATGCTGTGGCTATACGGTATCATTTTTGAAAAAACCCGGCAGCACGGTTTAAAGTGCGTATTTTCTATGCCCCGAAGCCGTACGCTCGCCCAAGTGATACAAGGGGCGTCCCACATCCCAATCGTCTACCTGGAGAATATCGCCGCCGGTATGGATATGGCCGTAATCGACGAGGCGCATCGGATCGAACGGCTGGATGAGGCGATGCGCACCCTGTTTACCAAAGCCAAGATCGTGGTAGTCCTCCAGGATGACCATCAAAGGGTCCGCCTGAGCGAGGAGGGGACGGTGGAAAATTTCGTCCGGTTTGCCGGGCAGGAGGGCATTGCGTGCGAAACATTTTGCCTGACCGTGCAGAAACGGCTTCAATATCTGAGCAACTATGTGCAGTGCCTGCACAAGTTGTTGTATGAGAGATACGACGCGCCTATCCCGGAGTGTGACGGCATTGAACTGATCTGCTGGGATTCCCTGCTGGGGCTGGACAAATATCTGCATCAGATGCAGGAAAATAAAAATCATGTTAAGTGGTATGCTCCTTTTTGCTGGCCCTGGTCAAGAGACGCCCAAAAAAAGGATATTTCCATTCAGACAGATGAGGGGACATTTGAAAAGCCTTGGAATCCGGAGCACGAACAGTATGAGTGGTATCAGGGGGCCCGTGAAAGCGACTTGGACCAGGTTGGATGCATTTATACAGCCCATGGCCTGCAGTTTGAACACACAGGTCTAATCTGGTGGGACGACCTTCGATGGAACGAGGCGCGTTCGGACTGGGAGATCGATTTGAATGCCAGTCAGGATTGGCAGTTTATAAGGTCCATTGTGGAATTTTACGGCGGAAAGCTTGCCAGTGACAAGAGCCCCTGGCAAGTCCGGGATGGAGGAACCGTTTGGGATATCTACACTTTTCTGCAAAGAAGGGGTGCGGATATGGATGCGATCAAGGAGTTGGTACTAAACACATATTGGGTGCTCCTGACGCGGGCTTTAAAAGGGGTATCCATTTGGTTCAAAGACAATGCGACAGCAGAACACTTCAGAAAGGTGATGGGGGCGCAAATATGGCATCCAGGAAATACAGAACGCTGA